Proteins encoded in a region of the Neodiprion lecontei isolate iyNeoLeco1 chromosome 5, iyNeoLeco1.1, whole genome shotgun sequence genome:
- the LOC107225491 gene encoding serrate RNA effector molecule homolog isoform X4 — translation MTERLRAGRAKPKYARLGRVLNPQIISYISTTCRYEIMVVDIYKSLSQKRRETECEQIHISEYRFKIKYHPEESVKRKDEQISALKKRVEVFLEMLRLGEIDKVSVDADQADALLHLLDAVVIKLEGGNEEDLKVLDAKPPNPPTPKETTPAPKEKEVKEQKVDQEPEKEPEKAEDDNKSEKPADADKQNENDEVNGDAEMEDEEKEEKTDESEKLAENSEVKEDEVQEVQTPSEKEEKSEEPNSKKRKRSDSNSSSSSSSSSSSLSDSDSNKPDTPKTDAQPEEKSGAKDEEEKIEIKDDEKAEESKDKEEGEEETSKDANEPETVIDLASEEKDREPRALHKTSSIFLRNLAPTITKAEVEAMCKRFPGFLRVAIADPQPERRWFRRGWVSFERQVNIKEICWSLNNIRLRDCELGAIVNRDLSRRIRTVNGLTSHKQIVRHDIKLSAKIVHNLDNRIGLWNEDKKDGNASKEGVDGKDSRTSNEVEQAAFGLSSKNPVLKNITDYLIEEASAEEEELLGMSGDQEEGQVGGDGDGPIERDPLLIKVLDRLVLYLRIVHSVDYYNHCEYPNEDEMPNRCGIMHVRGSPPTAKVSATELSEYCRNFESKMSVFLTPMATTTSDEFDKLGAKNSEAEVEKFVQANTQELSKDKWLCPLSGKKFKGPDFIRKHIFNKHGEKVAEVKAEAEYFNNYLKDPKRPQLSEHPGNKAPVREGPRDGFSPYGGAVRFGGYGGGYGGRGGGYGSGYGGGGGGFSGGFGMPRPNRGGFNRGRGGGSDMRPVIHYRDLDAPREPDEFI, via the exons GTTCAAGATAAAATACCACCCTGAAGAATCTGTCAAGAGGAAAGATGAACAAATATCTGCGCTCAAG AAACGTGTCGAAGTGTTTTTGGAAATGCTTCGGCTAGGCGAAATCGACAAAGTCTCTGTCGATGCTGATCAAGCAGACGCTTTGCTACACCTTTTGGATGCGGTCGTTATTAAACTGGAAGGCGGAAACGAAGAAGACCTCAAAGTTCTTGACGCCAAACCGCCTAATCCTCCCACTCCGAAGGAAACGACTCCTGCACCTAAGGAGAAGGAAGTTAAAGAACAAAAAGTTGACCAAGAGCCGGAAAAAGAGCCAGAAAAAGC GGAAGATGATAATAAATCTGAGAAACCAGCAGATGCTGATAAACAGAATGAAAACGATGAGGTGAACGGTGACGCTGAAATGgaggatgaagaaaaagaggagaagACAGATGAGTCGGAGAAATTAGCTGAGAATTCTGAGGTCAAGGAAGATGAGGTTCAAGAGGTTCAAACTCCGAGTGAAAAAG AGGAAAAATCCGAGGAACCAAACTCCAAGAAGCGAAAACGTTCAGACAGCaatagcagcagcagcagcagcagtagtTCAAGCAGCCTTTCTGACAGCGACAGTAATAAACCAGACACTCCAAAAACTGATGCTC aaccGGAAGAAAAATCTGGGGCCaaagacgaagaagagaaaattgaaatcaaagaTGACGAGAAAGCTGAGGAAAGCAAAGACAAAGAAGAGGGCGAGGAGGAAACAAGCAAGGATGCCAACGAACCTGAAACTGTTATAGATTTGGCTAGCGAGGAGAAAGACAGAGAACCAAGAGCACTCCACAAAACTAGTAGCATATTTCTCCGGAATTTAGCACCAACTATTACCAAAGCTGAAGTCGAGGCG ATGTGCAAACGGTTTCCTGGCTTTCTGCGTGTCGCTATTGCCGATCCTCAACCTGAAAGACGCTGGTTCCGCCGAGGATGGGTGTCTTTCGAGCGGCAAGTCAACATAAAAGAGATCTGCTGGAGCCTGAATAATATAAGA CTTCGAGACTGTGAACTAGGCGCAATTGTTAATCGGGATCTTTCTCGGCGTATTCGAACGGTCAACGGACTTACTTCGCACAAACAAATCGTCAGACATGACATAAAACTCAGTGCGAAAATCGTCCACAACTTAGACAACAGAATAGGACTTTGGAATGAGGATAAAAAAGATGGCAATGCTTCGAAAGAGGGTGTCGATGGCAAGGACAGCAGAACCTCCAACGAAGTAGAACAAGCT gCTTTTGGACTCTCTTCGAAAAATCCGGTCTTGAAGAATATAACGGATTATTTGATAGAGGAAGCATCCGCCGAGGAGGAAGAACTTCTTGGTATGTCCGGAGACCAAGAAGAAGGACAAGTTGGCGGCGATGGCGATGGTCCCATAGAACGTGACCCGCTGCTTATAAAG GTTCTGGACAGATTGGTTCTCTACCTGCGTATAGTGCATTCTGTGGATTACTACAACCACTGTGAATATCCGAACGAAGACGAGATGCCGAACAGATGCGGCATAATGCACGTCAGAGGATCTCCGCCGACCGCCAAAGTATCTGCGACTGAACTTTCCGAGTATTGTCGTAATTTTGAGAGCAAGATGTCCGTATTTCTGACACCGATGGCAACAACTACCTCTGATGAATTCGACAAACTTGGCGCTAAAAATTCCGAAGC TGAGGTCGAAAAATTCGTGCAAGCGAACACGCAAGAGCTTTCGAAAGACAAATGGCTTTGTCCTTTAAgcgggaaaaaattcaaggggCCGGATTTCATCAGAAAGCATATTTTCAACAAGCATGGAGAGAAGGTAGCAGAGGTAAAAGCTGAGGCCGAgtatttcaacaattatttgaAGGATCCAAAGCGTCCTCAGCTCTCTGAACATCCAGGTAACAAAGCGCCTGTTAGAGAAGGACCTCGTGACGGATTTTCACCTTACGGTGGCGCAGT TAGATTTGGGGGTTACGGTGGAGGTTACGGTGGACGTGGCGGCGGTTATGGTTCTGGATATGGCGGAGGCGGTGGAGGATTTAGCGGTGGATTCGGAATGCCGCGTCCCAATCGTGGAGGATTCAATCGAGGACG TGGTGGCGGAAGTGACATGAGGCCAGTGATTCACTACAGAGATCTTGATGCGCCGAGGGAACCAGATGAATTtatataa
- the LOC107225490 gene encoding probable RNA polymerase II nuclear localization protein SLC7A6OS has protein sequence MAAVLRVKRRNAEEPLEALVIACKRRKTENIDGADIAASDPVTAVLKFAGTVKNQADNVIECISKTLTKEELKANFKNHVVANVTSKTREQSKQKSQENRYKVVNYFRSLESNDVEELVDKEISVIDVEDSTSAISEETVVIAQDENYVYDLYYTQTGHDMLIDQLVSIHPFQDELVFGSYRDNGIDAEVYDQSEDSNSESNWRNDYPDSDHSENSICEDDMRSAVKRISLRGDSDVSSVDEDFVYALPEDDVDHFGFEYAKYKARINAEMDNDLADAVSGSDSGSEDDEYRQYEDPS, from the exons ATGGCAGCGGTTTTGCGCGTGAAACGAAGAAACGCCGAGGAACCTCTGGAGGCTTTAGTGATCGCTTGTAAACGgcgaaaaactgaaaatatcgACGGCGCAGACATCGCAGCCAGCGATCCTGTCACAGCCGTATTAAAGTTTGCCGGTACGGTCAAAAATCAG gCTGACAATGTCATCGAGTGTATCAGTAAAACACTCACAAAAGAAGAATTGAAGGCTAATTTCAAGAATCATGTTGTGGCCAATGTTACGTCAAAGACACGGGAGCAGTCTAAACAAAAATCACAGGAAAATCGGTACAAAGTAGTAAACTACTTTCGCTCTCTCGAATCAAACGATGTAGAGGAACTTGTTGACAAGGAAATTTCTGTAATTGATGTCGAAGATTCAACTTCTGCTATCTCTGAAGAAACGGTAGTCATTGCACAG GATGAAAACTATGTCTACGATTTGTATTATACTCAAACCGGTCACGACATGCTGATAGATCAACTAGTCTCAATTCACCCATTTCAAGACGAGCTGGTGTTTGGTTCCTACAGAGATAACGGAATAGATGCAGAAGTATATGATCAGTCCGAAGACTCAAACTCTGAATCCAATTGGAGGAACGATTATCCGGACTCCGACCATTCCGAGAATTCCATATGCGAGGACGATATGCGGTCCGCAGTGAAAAGGATAAGCCTTAGAGGTGATAGTGATGTGTCGAGCGTCGATGAAGACTTCGTCTACGCGCTACCCGAGGACGACGTTGACCACTTTGGCTTCGAATATGCAAAATACAAGGCGAGGATCAATGCCGAAATGGACAATGATTTGGCTGATGCGGTTTCGGGTTCGGACAGTGGCAGCGAAGATGACGAGTATCGACAGTACGAAGATCCATCTTAA
- the LOC107225497 gene encoding carcinine transporter isoform X1: MSTAGNATTTMEGGEVVKKIENFDDILPHVGGAGCYQWILFFLLLPFAFVYAFLYFAQFFITLTPEEHWCTVPELNGWNLTDEQKIALSIPISDATGYKSADDNSLSYSRCEMYDVNFTESLINGNYDPDPSWPKTPCRHGWTFNHSDIPYVSIAAEIFQFQLEWVCGKSYYSSLSQSIFYIGSIIGGFVFSFIADNYGRLPALVACNAVGFFSSIGTAFSDSFWSFCLCRFIAGTAFDNCFNIIFIILIEYVGPQHRTFMANMSFGIYFSGSASLLPWLAYYIADWRILCGVTAVPMISAFFAPWIVPESARWYISSGNIPKAVETLKNIAKVNGKTVEKEIFVEFEESCNKMIKNEKLHNYTVLDLFKKIRLAYITVMLNIYWLIILIVYDGHVWNMKSLDPDVFTSFSLGALTEFPAAIFLTLYLDKWGRRWMSFISMMICGVFSFITLAMPPGAVTVTMGIIARFGVNIAGNIGFQYAAEMLPTVVRAQGVSLIHTLGYIAHIIGPYVVYLSDISPSLPLTVLGLLSVTVAIQSLFMPETLGQDLPQTLQDGNDFGREQSFWWIPCISSSHEKKEKFRKPVTSAQ; the protein is encoded by the exons ATGTCGACTGCTGGAAATGCGACGACGACTATGGAAGGCGGCgaggtggtaaaaaaaattgaaaacttcgATGATATCCTTCCTCATGTCGGAGGCGCTGGATGTTATCAgtggattttgttttttttgcttctGCCGTTTGCCTTCGTCTACGCGTTTCTCTACTTCgctcaattttttatcactctAACGCCCGAAGAACATTGGTGCACCGTGCCTGAGTTGAACGGATGGAATCTCACCGATGAGCAAAA AATCGCCCTTTCCATACCAATTAGTGACGCCACAGGGTATAAATCTGCAGATGATAATTCGCTTTCTTATTCGAGATGCGAAATGTACGATGTGAACTTCACAGAATCATTGATTAACGGAAATTACGATCCTGATCCATCTTGGCCAAAAACGCCATGTCGCCACGGGTGGACTTTCAATCATAGCGATATTCCTTACGTTTCAATTGCTGCAGAG atttttcaatttcagctCGAGTGGGTTTGTGGAAAATCTTATTACTCCTCGCTGTCACAATCGATCTTTTACATCGGCAGTATAATCGGTGGTTTTGTCTTCAGTTTCATAGCCGATAATTACGGTCGATTGCCTGCTTTAGTCGCCTGCAATGCCGTtggatttttttcctcgattGGAACGGCGTTTTCCGACAGCTTCTGGTCGTTTTGTCTCTGCAGATTCATCGCTGGAACAGCGTTTGACAACTGcttcaacattattttcatcattt tGATCGAATACGTTGGTCCACAGCATCGAACCTTCATGGCAAACATGTCTTTTGGCATTTATTTTTCCGGTTCTGCGAGCCTTTTGCCATGGCTTGCATATTACATCGCTGATTGGCGAATCCTGTGCGGAGTCACAGCTGTGCCGATGATATCGGCATTTTTTGCACCCTGGATAGTGCCTGAAAGTGCCAG ATGGTACATATCAAGTGGAAATATTCCAAAAGCGGTAGAGACGTTGAAGAACATCGCGAAAGTGAACGGGAAAACTGTGGAAAAGGAAATTTTCGTGGAATTTGAAGAAAGctgtaataaaatgataaagaaCGAGAAATTACACAACTACACTGTTCTAGACCTCTTTAAGAAAATACGCCTTGCTTACATCACTGTCATGCTGAACATATACTG GCTTATTATTCTTATCGTGTACGATGGTCACGTATGGAATATGAAGTCGTTGGATCCGGATGTTTTCACATCGTTCTCTTTGGGTGCTCTGACGGAATTTCCGGCTGCTATTTTCCTGACACTTTACCTTGACAAATGGGGTCGCCGATGGATGAGTTTTATTTCGATGATGATCTGTGgggttttttctttcatcaccTTAGCTATGCCCCCAG GTGCTGTTACGGTTACAATGGGAATTATTGCACGCTTCGGGGTCAACATAGCTGGTAATATCGGATTCCAGTATGCTGCAGAAATGTTGCCAACGGTCGTTAGGGCGCAGGGTGTATCCCTGATCCACACTCTCGGATACATTGCTCATATCATCGGACCCTACGTCGTTTATTTG TCAGACATATCTCCATCTCTACCACTGACAGTACTTGGATTACTTTCCGTTACTGTAGCCATACAGTCTTTATTCATGCCTGAAACCTTGGGCCAGGATTTACCGCAAACTTTGCAGGATGGAAATGACTTTGGTAGGGAACAGAGCTTTTGGTGGATACCATGCATATCCAG CTCTCacgagaagaaggagaaattCAGAAAGCCGGTGACAAGTGCTCAATAG
- the LOC107225497 gene encoding carcinine transporter isoform X2, whose translation MSTAGNATTTMEGGEVVKKIENFDDILPHVGGAGCYQWILFFLLLPFAFVYAFLYFAQFFITLTPEEHWCTVPELNGWNLTDEQKIALSIPISDATGYKSADDNSLSYSRCEMYDVNFTESLINGNYDPDPSWPKTPCRHGWTFNHSDIPYVSIAAELEWVCGKSYYSSLSQSIFYIGSIIGGFVFSFIADNYGRLPALVACNAVGFFSSIGTAFSDSFWSFCLCRFIAGTAFDNCFNIIFIILIEYVGPQHRTFMANMSFGIYFSGSASLLPWLAYYIADWRILCGVTAVPMISAFFAPWIVPESARWYISSGNIPKAVETLKNIAKVNGKTVEKEIFVEFEESCNKMIKNEKLHNYTVLDLFKKIRLAYITVMLNIYWLIILIVYDGHVWNMKSLDPDVFTSFSLGALTEFPAAIFLTLYLDKWGRRWMSFISMMICGVFSFITLAMPPGAVTVTMGIIARFGVNIAGNIGFQYAAEMLPTVVRAQGVSLIHTLGYIAHIIGPYVVYLSDISPSLPLTVLGLLSVTVAIQSLFMPETLGQDLPQTLQDGNDFGREQSFWWIPCISSSHEKKEKFRKPVTSAQ comes from the exons ATGTCGACTGCTGGAAATGCGACGACGACTATGGAAGGCGGCgaggtggtaaaaaaaattgaaaacttcgATGATATCCTTCCTCATGTCGGAGGCGCTGGATGTTATCAgtggattttgttttttttgcttctGCCGTTTGCCTTCGTCTACGCGTTTCTCTACTTCgctcaattttttatcactctAACGCCCGAAGAACATTGGTGCACCGTGCCTGAGTTGAACGGATGGAATCTCACCGATGAGCAAAA AATCGCCCTTTCCATACCAATTAGTGACGCCACAGGGTATAAATCTGCAGATGATAATTCGCTTTCTTATTCGAGATGCGAAATGTACGATGTGAACTTCACAGAATCATTGATTAACGGAAATTACGATCCTGATCCATCTTGGCCAAAAACGCCATGTCGCCACGGGTGGACTTTCAATCATAGCGATATTCCTTACGTTTCAATTGCTGCAGAG ctCGAGTGGGTTTGTGGAAAATCTTATTACTCCTCGCTGTCACAATCGATCTTTTACATCGGCAGTATAATCGGTGGTTTTGTCTTCAGTTTCATAGCCGATAATTACGGTCGATTGCCTGCTTTAGTCGCCTGCAATGCCGTtggatttttttcctcgattGGAACGGCGTTTTCCGACAGCTTCTGGTCGTTTTGTCTCTGCAGATTCATCGCTGGAACAGCGTTTGACAACTGcttcaacattattttcatcattt tGATCGAATACGTTGGTCCACAGCATCGAACCTTCATGGCAAACATGTCTTTTGGCATTTATTTTTCCGGTTCTGCGAGCCTTTTGCCATGGCTTGCATATTACATCGCTGATTGGCGAATCCTGTGCGGAGTCACAGCTGTGCCGATGATATCGGCATTTTTTGCACCCTGGATAGTGCCTGAAAGTGCCAG ATGGTACATATCAAGTGGAAATATTCCAAAAGCGGTAGAGACGTTGAAGAACATCGCGAAAGTGAACGGGAAAACTGTGGAAAAGGAAATTTTCGTGGAATTTGAAGAAAGctgtaataaaatgataaagaaCGAGAAATTACACAACTACACTGTTCTAGACCTCTTTAAGAAAATACGCCTTGCTTACATCACTGTCATGCTGAACATATACTG GCTTATTATTCTTATCGTGTACGATGGTCACGTATGGAATATGAAGTCGTTGGATCCGGATGTTTTCACATCGTTCTCTTTGGGTGCTCTGACGGAATTTCCGGCTGCTATTTTCCTGACACTTTACCTTGACAAATGGGGTCGCCGATGGATGAGTTTTATTTCGATGATGATCTGTGgggttttttctttcatcaccTTAGCTATGCCCCCAG GTGCTGTTACGGTTACAATGGGAATTATTGCACGCTTCGGGGTCAACATAGCTGGTAATATCGGATTCCAGTATGCTGCAGAAATGTTGCCAACGGTCGTTAGGGCGCAGGGTGTATCCCTGATCCACACTCTCGGATACATTGCTCATATCATCGGACCCTACGTCGTTTATTTG TCAGACATATCTCCATCTCTACCACTGACAGTACTTGGATTACTTTCCGTTACTGTAGCCATACAGTCTTTATTCATGCCTGAAACCTTGGGCCAGGATTTACCGCAAACTTTGCAGGATGGAAATGACTTTGGTAGGGAACAGAGCTTTTGGTGGATACCATGCATATCCAG CTCTCacgagaagaaggagaaattCAGAAAGCCGGTGACAAGTGCTCAATAG
- the LOC107225497 gene encoding carcinine transporter isoform X3, with amino-acid sequence MSKSKIALSIPISDATGYKSADDNSLSYSRCEMYDVNFTESLINGNYDPDPSWPKTPCRHGWTFNHSDIPYVSIAAEIFQFQLEWVCGKSYYSSLSQSIFYIGSIIGGFVFSFIADNYGRLPALVACNAVGFFSSIGTAFSDSFWSFCLCRFIAGTAFDNCFNIIFIILIEYVGPQHRTFMANMSFGIYFSGSASLLPWLAYYIADWRILCGVTAVPMISAFFAPWIVPESARWYISSGNIPKAVETLKNIAKVNGKTVEKEIFVEFEESCNKMIKNEKLHNYTVLDLFKKIRLAYITVMLNIYWLIILIVYDGHVWNMKSLDPDVFTSFSLGALTEFPAAIFLTLYLDKWGRRWMSFISMMICGVFSFITLAMPPGAVTVTMGIIARFGVNIAGNIGFQYAAEMLPTVVRAQGVSLIHTLGYIAHIIGPYVVYLSDISPSLPLTVLGLLSVTVAIQSLFMPETLGQDLPQTLQDGNDFGREQSFWWIPCISSSHEKKEKFRKPVTSAQ; translated from the exons ATGAGCAAAAGTAA AATCGCCCTTTCCATACCAATTAGTGACGCCACAGGGTATAAATCTGCAGATGATAATTCGCTTTCTTATTCGAGATGCGAAATGTACGATGTGAACTTCACAGAATCATTGATTAACGGAAATTACGATCCTGATCCATCTTGGCCAAAAACGCCATGTCGCCACGGGTGGACTTTCAATCATAGCGATATTCCTTACGTTTCAATTGCTGCAGAG atttttcaatttcagctCGAGTGGGTTTGTGGAAAATCTTATTACTCCTCGCTGTCACAATCGATCTTTTACATCGGCAGTATAATCGGTGGTTTTGTCTTCAGTTTCATAGCCGATAATTACGGTCGATTGCCTGCTTTAGTCGCCTGCAATGCCGTtggatttttttcctcgattGGAACGGCGTTTTCCGACAGCTTCTGGTCGTTTTGTCTCTGCAGATTCATCGCTGGAACAGCGTTTGACAACTGcttcaacattattttcatcattt tGATCGAATACGTTGGTCCACAGCATCGAACCTTCATGGCAAACATGTCTTTTGGCATTTATTTTTCCGGTTCTGCGAGCCTTTTGCCATGGCTTGCATATTACATCGCTGATTGGCGAATCCTGTGCGGAGTCACAGCTGTGCCGATGATATCGGCATTTTTTGCACCCTGGATAGTGCCTGAAAGTGCCAG ATGGTACATATCAAGTGGAAATATTCCAAAAGCGGTAGAGACGTTGAAGAACATCGCGAAAGTGAACGGGAAAACTGTGGAAAAGGAAATTTTCGTGGAATTTGAAGAAAGctgtaataaaatgataaagaaCGAGAAATTACACAACTACACTGTTCTAGACCTCTTTAAGAAAATACGCCTTGCTTACATCACTGTCATGCTGAACATATACTG GCTTATTATTCTTATCGTGTACGATGGTCACGTATGGAATATGAAGTCGTTGGATCCGGATGTTTTCACATCGTTCTCTTTGGGTGCTCTGACGGAATTTCCGGCTGCTATTTTCCTGACACTTTACCTTGACAAATGGGGTCGCCGATGGATGAGTTTTATTTCGATGATGATCTGTGgggttttttctttcatcaccTTAGCTATGCCCCCAG GTGCTGTTACGGTTACAATGGGAATTATTGCACGCTTCGGGGTCAACATAGCTGGTAATATCGGATTCCAGTATGCTGCAGAAATGTTGCCAACGGTCGTTAGGGCGCAGGGTGTATCCCTGATCCACACTCTCGGATACATTGCTCATATCATCGGACCCTACGTCGTTTATTTG TCAGACATATCTCCATCTCTACCACTGACAGTACTTGGATTACTTTCCGTTACTGTAGCCATACAGTCTTTATTCATGCCTGAAACCTTGGGCCAGGATTTACCGCAAACTTTGCAGGATGGAAATGACTTTGGTAGGGAACAGAGCTTTTGGTGGATACCATGCATATCCAG CTCTCacgagaagaaggagaaattCAGAAAGCCGGTGACAAGTGCTCAATAG
- the LOC107221048 gene encoding carcinine transporter: MVATPEEATMIQGGKAERRVQNFDDVLPYVGGAGCYQWILFFLLLPFAFGYAFLYFTQYFITLTPDQHWCTVPELEGWNLTDQEKIAFSIPIVSTTVNESVKDSVETYSRCNMYNVNFTELLSNGIKEPNRSWPKTPCLHGWTFNFSTIPYASLAAELEWVCNKTYYSSLAQSTFYVGSIIGGFIFGYIADNHGRMPALVICNMVGCAAAIATSFCNNFWSFCLCRFLAGTAFDNCFNMMFIILIEYVDLQHRTFMANASFGLYFSCSAGVLPWLAYYIADWRILSGVTAIPLMAALFAPWIVPESARWYISSGKIPKAVKTLKKIAKINGKTVDNEIYKEFEESCNEIIKNDKSHDNYTVMDLFKKPRLAFITVMLNIYWLLILFVYDGHVWNMKLLDPDVFTSFSLGALTELPAALILVLYLDKWGRRWMSFLSMFVCAIFSFIALAVPTGATAVAMGIIARFGVNLAGNIGFQYAAEMLPTVVRAQGVSLIHTLGYIAHIIGPYIVYLDDVSPYLPLTVLGLLSLVVAVQSLFLPETLGQDLPQTLQDGNDFGIEQNFWWMPCISSTSERKKKFRKLSPTNVLP; encoded by the exons ATGGTCGCGACTCCCGAGGAGGCGACAATGATCCAGGGCGGTAAAGCTGAAAGGAGAGTTCAAAACTTCGACGATGTTCTCCCTTATGTCGGAGGTGCTGGATGTTATCAGTggattctattttttctacttctaCCGTTTGCCTTTGGCTACGCTTTTCTCTACTTCACTCAATATTTCATCACCCTCACACCAGATCAACATTGGTGCACGGTACCTGAATTGGAAGGATGGAATTTGACCGATCAGGAAAA AATTGCCTTTTCCATTCCGATTGTCAGCACGACGGTTAATGAATCGGTAAAGGATAGTGTCGAGACTTATTCAAGATGCAACATGTACAATGTAAACTTCACAGAATTACTGAGTAATGGAATCAAGGAGCCGAATCGATCTTGGCCAAAAACCCCGTGCCTCCATGGATGGACATTTAATTTCAGCACCATTCCTTACGCGTCACTTGCAGCAGAG CTCGAGTGGGTATGTAACAAAACGTATTACTCTTCGCTGGCTCAATCGACCTTCTACGTTGGCAGTATCATCGGTGGATTCATTTTCGGTTACATAGCCGATAATCATGGACGAATGCCTGCTTTAGTCATCTGCAACATGGTTGGTTGTGCTGCTGCGATTGCCACATCGTTTTGTAACAATTTCTGGTCGTTTTGTCTCTGCCGGTTCCTGGCAGGAACTGCGTTTGACAACTGCTTCAACATGATGTTCATCATTC TGATCGAGTACGTTGATCTGCAGCATCGAACCTTCATGGCAAACGCATCCTTTGGTCTGTATTTTTCTTGCTCCGCCGGCGTTTTACCGTGGCTTGCATACTACATTGCTGATTGGCGAATTCTCAGTGGGGTTACGGCGATACCATTGATGGCGGCGCTTTTTGCACCCTGGATAGTGCCTGAAAGTGCCAG ATGGTACATCTCGAGCGGTAAGATTCCGAAAGCTGTGAAgactttgaagaaaattgcAAAGATCAACGGTAAGACCGTGGACAACGAAATCTACAAGGAATTCGAGGAGAGCTGTAACGAGATCATAAAGAACGACAAGTCACATGACAACTACACTGTTATGGATCTTTTCAAAAAGCCGCGCCTTGCTTTTATCACGGTCATGCTTAACATATACTG GCTTCTCATTCTTTTCGTGTATGACGGTCATGTTTGGAACATGAAATTGTTGGATCCGGATGTTTTCACGTCGTTCTCCTTGGGTGCTTTGACGGAATTGCCAGCTGCCTTAATACTGGTACTTTACCTCGATAAATGGGGTCGCCGATGGATGAGTTTTCTCTCTATGTTCGTCTGtgcaatattttctttcattgccTTGGCCGTGCCTACAG GTGCTACCGCAGTTGCAATGGGAATAATTGCGCGCTTTGGGGTGAACTTAGCTGGGAATATTGGATTTCAGTATGCCGCAGAAATGTTGCCCACGGTTGTCAGGGCGCAGGGTGTATCCCTGATTCACACTCTCGGATACATTGCCCATATTATCGGACCCTACATCGTTTATTTG GATGACGTATCTCCGTACCTACCATTGACGGTACTTGGACTGCTCTCCCTTGTTGTGGCTGTGCAATCTTTATTTCTGCCCGAAACGTTGGGCCAAGATTTACCGCAGACGTTGCAGGATGGAAATGACTTCGGTATTGAACAGAACTTTTGGTGGATGCCATGCATATCAAG CACTTccgaaaggaagaaaaaattccggAAGCTGTCACCTACAAATGTGCTGCCGTAA